Within Streptomyces roseirectus, the genomic segment CAAGGCGGGTACGAAGAACACCCGGTTCGTCGGGTCGACGTACTACAACCCGTTCCTGGCGACCTGGCTGCTGGGCCCGGCGGGCCAGAAGTCGGCCAAGGACTCCGCGCCTTTGATGAAGGCCGGCAACGCGGGTATCGCCAAGGTGTTCCGCTCCACCGGCTTCCAGGTCGCGGACCTCGCGGGCGCGTTCGCCTCGGACGACTTCGCCCACCAGGTCGACGTCCCCGGCTTCGGCAAGGTCCCGCGCAACGTGGCCACCATCTGCAAGCTCACCTGGGCCTGCACGAAGACCGACCCGCACCCCAACGCCGCCGGCCACAAGCTGATCGCCGGCACGTTCGCGGCGGTCCTCTCCCGGCCGGCCGCACCCGCCGCTGCCGGTGCCCCGGCCGCCGCTGACGCTCCGGCCGCCGCCGGTGCTCCCGCCGTCGTGCCCGTGAACGCCACGGGCCCCAACCAGCCCAGCGCGGACGGCCGACTCGCCGAGACCGGCGCGTCCAGCACGACCCCCGTCGTCGCGGGCACCGGCCTCGCGGTCGTCGCGGCGGGCGGCGGCGCGGTCTACTTCGCGCGGCGACGCCGGGCGGGGGCGCAGAGCTAGTTAGTCGCAGATTTGGTCAGTTGCAGAGCTGGCCAGTCGCGGTGCGGGCCGCTCGCCTCGGTGCGGGCGGCCCGCGGTCGTGCGGCCGGCGAACGCGGGCGGGCTTCGGGCCCCATCGAGCCCCGAACGTCCGTGTTCCGTAAGGGTTCGCTTGTTCCACGGCGGCCCCCGGGCGAGTGGGATGGGGGCATGAAGCTGCGTGTTCTTCCGCCCGTGTTCAAGGGCGGCCTGCATGACCCCCGTACGGCGACCGCGCTCGGCCGATGGCTGGGCGCGGCGTTCGGGGTGTGTTTCGTGACCGGGCTGGTGAGTCACTTCCTGCAGCATCCGCCGGGGTGGCTGGTCGAGGTGATGCCGAGCCGGCCCGTGTGGGGGTACCGGCTCACGCAGGGGCTGCACGTCGCCTCGGGCATCGCGGCGATCCCGTTGCTGCTCGCGAAGTTGTGGGCGGTGTATCCGAAGCTGTTCGTGTGGCCGCCGGCGCGGTCGGTGGGGCAGGCGCTGGAGCGGGTGTCCGTCGCGGTGCTGGTGGGCGGCGCGCTGTTCGAGCTGGTGACGGGGCTGCTGAACACGGCGCAGTGGTATCCCTGGGCGTTCTCGTTCGTGCCGGCGCACTACGCGGTGGGCTGGCTGGTCGTGGGGGCGCTGCTGCTGCACCTCGCGGTCAAGGCGCCGCTGATCAGGGCGCACTGGACGCGCCGTTCGCCGGGGACGCTCGCGGTGGAGGGCGCCGGGCGGCGTTCGTTCATGGGCGCGGTCGGCGCCGCCGTCGGGGCCGTCACGCTCACGACCGTCGGGCAGTCGTTCACCCCGCTGAAGGGGGCGGTCCTGTTCGCGCCCCGGCATCCCGACGAGGGGCCTCAGGGGCTGCCGGTGAACCGGACGGCCGCGGCGGCGGGCGTCGGGCGCGTCGGCGCCGAGGAGTACCGGCTGACGGTCGCCGGGCCGCGTCCGTACACCCTGACCCTGGACGCGCTGCGTGGACTGCCGCAGTACGAGGCCGAGTTGCCGATCGCGTGCGTGGAGGGGTGGAGCGCGTCGGCGCGCTGGGGCGGGGTGCGGGTGGTGGATCTCCTCGAACGGGCGGGGGCGCCGGCGCACGCGCGCGTACGGGTGGTGTCCTTGCAGCTCAGGGGCGCCTACCGGGTGTCGGAGTTGGGGCCCGCGCACGCGCGCGACCCGTTGACGCTGCTCGCGCTGCGGCTCGACGGGGAAGACCTCGTGCCCGACCACGGGTTCCCGGTGCGGTTGATCGCGCCGAACCGGCCCGGGGTGTTGCAGACGAAGTGGGTCGGGCGGCTGGAGGTGCTGGCGTGAGGGCCGTGCTGGGGATGGTGGGTGTGGGGTTCATGGCCTTCGGGGTGTATCTCCTCGCGGACCTGCGGGAACTCGCCGACGTCCTGGTGTGGCTCGGGGCGGCGGTCGTGCTGCACGACGGGGTGGTGGTGCCGCTCGTGCTCGCGGTCGGGGCGGTCGTGGGGCGCGGGGTGGTCCGGGGTGCGCTGGTGGTGGCGGGGGCGGTGACGGTGGTGGCGTCGCCGGTGCTGCTGCGGCCGGGGCGGACGGCGAACCCGTCGGTGCTGCCGTTGGACTACGGGCGGAACTGGGTGCTGGCGATGGTGGCCGTGGGGGTGGTGGCCGGGGTGTGGTCGGGGGTGCGGTGGCTGAGGCGTGGACGCCGTGACGGGGCTCAGTAGCCCGTCCAGTGCTTACGAACCCCTGACGTCCCCGCGTGAACCGGTTCCCCGGCGGGCCGGCGCCGCTACGGTCGACGGCATGTTGATCCTGGTCACCGGGGGTGCCGGCTTCATCGGCTCGCACCTCGTCACCGCACTCCTCGCCGCCGGCCACGAGGTCCGCGTCCTCGACGCGCTCCTGCCCGCCGCCCACCGCACCCCGCCGCCGGTCCCCGTCGGAGTGGACTGGCGGCATGCCGACGTCCGCGACGAGGAGGCCGTCGCCGACGCCCTGCGCGGTGTCGACGCCGTCTGTCATCTGGCCGCGATGGTCGGCCTCGGCAAGGACTTCGCCGACGCGCCCGCGTACGTCGGCTGCAACGACCTCGGCACCGCCGTGCTGCTCGCGGGCATGGCGGAGGCGGGGGTGGGCCGGCTGGTGCTGGCGAGTTCGATGGTGGTGTACGGCGAGGGCCGCTACGCGTGCGCGCGCCACGGCGTCGTCCGGCCGGGCCCGCGCCGCGTGCCGGACCTCGACGCCGGCGCCTTCGAGCCGCCCTGCCCGCACTGCGGCGAGCCCCTGGACTCCGGGCTGGTCGACGAGGACGCCCCCACCGACCCGCGCAACGTGTACGCCGCCACCAAGCTCGCCCAGGAACACCTGGCCGCCGCCTGGGCACGGGCGACCGGCGGTCGCGCCGCCGCCCTGCGCTACCACAACGTCTACGGCCCCGGCATGCCCCGCGACACCCCGTACGCCGGCGTCGCCTCCCTCTTCCGCTCCGCCCTCGCCCGCGGCGAGGCCCCCCGCGTCTTCGAGGACGGCGGCCAGCGCCGCGACTTCGTCCACGTCCGCGATGTCGCCGGCGCCAACCACGCGGCCCTCGACGGCCTGACGTCCCTGCCCTCAGGCACCCTGCGCGCCTACAACGTCGGCAGCGGCGACCCCCACACCGTGGGCGAGATGGCCACCGCCCTCTCCACCGCGCACGGCGGACCGCCCCCGCTGATCACCGGCGAGTACCGCCTCGGCGACGTCCGCCACATCACCGCCTCCTCCCGACGACTCCGCGACGAACTGGGCTGGAAGCCGGGCGTGGGTTTCGAGGAGGGCATGACGGAGTTCGCGGGGGCGGAGTTGCGGGCGGGGTAAGGGGGCATGCGGGCGAGCGGGGTTGCGGGGCGGTCGCCGTCTTGCGGTCTCGGCGGCCGGGACGGTGCTGTCCCCGCGTCGCGATCGGCCGAGAGCCCTGCGCGCGGCTGCGGGAAGGAGCACGCCGTTGCCCCCGCAGCCCCCGGTCACCTCGTGCGCGCCCCGGAGCAGCCCGGGCCCGCGCCCGGCCGAAGGCCCGCCCTGTGTCCCGCAGGCCCGCGCCCCGGACAAGCCCCGCCACGCGTCCCGGCGCCCCCACAGCCGTGCCCGCCCCCGTCTCACCCCGCCACCGGCAACCGCACCTCGAACCGGCAGCCGCCCGGCACGTTGTGCACCACCGCGCTCCCCCGGTGTGCCTCGACGATGCCGCGGACGATGGCGAGGCCGAGGCCCGCGCCGCCGGGTGGGGTGCGGGCGTCGGTGCCGCGCCAGCCGGTGTCGAAGACGCGGGGGAGGTCGTCGGGCGGGATGCCGCCGCAGCCGTCGGTGACGGAGAGGACGACGCGGTCGGCCTCGGAGCGGGCGGCGACGGCGACCGTCCCGTCGGCGGGGGTGCGGCGGATGGCGTTGACGAGGAGGTTCGCGAGGACGCGGGACATCTCGCGCCCGTCGACCTCGACGGGGACCGGCTCGACCCCGTCGCCCACGAGCCGGACGCCGTGCTCGCGCGCGAGGGCGTCGACGCCGGCGAGGGCGTCGCCGACGAGGTCGTAGACGGACATGCGGGCCGGGGACAGGGCGAGCACGCCGGCCTGGATGCGGGAGAGTTCGAAGAGGTCGCCGACCATCGCGCTCATGCGCCCGACCTCGGCCCGGATGCGGGCGTGGTAGGCGCGGGGGTCGCCGGCGAGGCCGTCCTCCAGGGCCTCGGCCATGGCCTGGATCCCGGCGAGCGGGGTGCGCAGGTCGTGGGAGATCCAGGCGACGAGTTCGCGGCGCGACGCCTCCAGGGT encodes:
- a CDS encoding SGNH/GDSL hydrolase family protein, yielding MNLLKRFGPGLALSAMTVVLSTPGLAAAQDAASAKDATYYVSLGDSIPAGYQPDVDKDTRVAYTDQLYAQLKKRTPGLKHIRLGCTGETTKSLISGGVCRYPNAKSQLDAALKAMAQHRGKVALVTISVGANDIKACVSSFGALDAKCLNKATPAMGRNLAQITGALHKAGTKNTRFVGSTYYNPFLATWLLGPAGQKSAKDSAPLMKAGNAGIAKVFRSTGFQVADLAGAFASDDFAHQVDVPGFGKVPRNVATICKLTWACTKTDPHPNAAGHKLIAGTFAAVLSRPAAPAAAGAPAAADAPAAAGAPAVVPVNATGPNQPSADGRLAETGASSTTPVVAGTGLAVVAAGGGAVYFARRRRAGAQS
- a CDS encoding molybdopterin-dependent oxidoreductase; protein product: MKLRVLPPVFKGGLHDPRTATALGRWLGAAFGVCFVTGLVSHFLQHPPGWLVEVMPSRPVWGYRLTQGLHVASGIAAIPLLLAKLWAVYPKLFVWPPARSVGQALERVSVAVLVGGALFELVTGLLNTAQWYPWAFSFVPAHYAVGWLVVGALLLHLAVKAPLIRAHWTRRSPGTLAVEGAGRRSFMGAVGAAVGAVTLTTVGQSFTPLKGAVLFAPRHPDEGPQGLPVNRTAAAAGVGRVGAEEYRLTVAGPRPYTLTLDALRGLPQYEAELPIACVEGWSASARWGGVRVVDLLERAGAPAHARVRVVSLQLRGAYRVSELGPAHARDPLTLLALRLDGEDLVPDHGFPVRLIAPNRPGVLQTKWVGRLEVLA
- a CDS encoding NAD-dependent epimerase/dehydratase family protein, which gives rise to MLILVTGGAGFIGSHLVTALLAAGHEVRVLDALLPAAHRTPPPVPVGVDWRHADVRDEEAVADALRGVDAVCHLAAMVGLGKDFADAPAYVGCNDLGTAVLLAGMAEAGVGRLVLASSMVVYGEGRYACARHGVVRPGPRRVPDLDAGAFEPPCPHCGEPLDSGLVDEDAPTDPRNVYAATKLAQEHLAAAWARATGGRAAALRYHNVYGPGMPRDTPYAGVASLFRSALARGEAPRVFEDGGQRRDFVHVRDVAGANHAALDGLTSLPSGTLRAYNVGSGDPHTVGEMATALSTAHGGPPPLITGEYRLGDVRHITASSRRLRDELGWKPGVGFEEGMTEFAGAELRAG
- a CDS encoding sensor histidine kinase, yielding MLADTLLIALYSAAGAAGAGLLGLLALRVLRRRSVAVSLAVVAVVTVAAMLAGTMLVCWAMFLSDHDLWVVTMVCAMATVVSLGVALLLGRSVVRGSRELAEATRALGDDGGFTPPTAAPTAELAELSRELAATSARLAASRERERTLEASRRELVAWISHDLRTPLAGIQAMAEALEDGLAGDPRAYHARIRAEVGRMSAMVGDLFELSRIQAGVLALSPARMSVYDLVGDALAGVDALAREHGVRLVGDGVEPVPVEVDGREMSRVLANLLVNAIRRTPADGTVAVAARSEADRVVLSVTDGCGGIPPDDLPRVFDTGWRGTDARTPPGGAGLGLAIVRGIVEAHRGSAVVHNVPGGCRFEVRLPVAG